In the Sinorhizobium arboris LMG 14919 genome, one interval contains:
- the phoB gene encoding phosphate regulon transcriptional regulator PhoB has translation MLPKIAVVEDEEALSVLLRYNLEAEGFEVDTILRGDEAEIRLQERLPDLLILDWMLPGVSGIELCRRLRQRPETERLPIIMLTARGEESERVRGLATGADDYVVKPFSTPELMARVKAMLRRAKPEVLSTLLRCGDIELDRETHRVHRRSREVRLGPTEFRLLEFLMSSPGRVFSRSQLLDGVWGHDIYVDERTVDVHVGRLRKALNFSNMPDVIRTVRGAGYSLES, from the coding sequence ATGTTGCCGAAGATTGCCGTAGTCGAAGACGAGGAAGCCCTGAGCGTTCTCCTGCGCTACAATCTCGAGGCGGAAGGCTTCGAGGTGGATACGATCCTTCGCGGCGACGAGGCGGAAATCCGCCTGCAGGAGCGCCTGCCCGATCTTCTCATTCTCGATTGGATGCTGCCCGGAGTTTCCGGCATCGAGCTCTGCCGCAGGTTGCGCCAGCGGCCGGAAACGGAACGGTTGCCGATCATCATGCTGACGGCGCGCGGCGAGGAAAGCGAACGGGTGCGGGGCCTTGCCACCGGCGCCGACGATTACGTGGTCAAGCCCTTCTCGACGCCGGAACTGATGGCGAGGGTCAAGGCGATGCTCCGGCGAGCGAAGCCGGAGGTCCTGTCGACGCTCCTGCGCTGCGGCGACATCGAGCTCGACCGGGAGACGCACCGGGTCCATCGCCGCAGCCGTGAAGTGCGCCTGGGCCCTACGGAGTTCCGGCTTCTGGAATTCCTCATGTCCTCACCGGGACGCGTCTTTTCCCGTTCGCAACTTCTGGACGGCGTCTGGGGACATGACATCTATGTCGACGAACGGACCGTGGACGTCCATGTCGGACGTCTGCGCAAGGCGCTGAACTTCTCCAACATGCCGGACGTCATCCGGACGGTGCGCGGCGCGGGCTATTCGCTGGAAAGCTGA
- a CDS encoding GcrA family cell cycle regulator, protein MNWTDERVEKLKKLWSEGLSASQIAAQLGGVSRNAVIGKVHRLSLPGRAKAGGNATAAARPKRATSAPRAPNYAARSVTRTVTRTAGATALKEEIAVDLAIDQEMELDSNIVVPMSRRLELTELTERTCKWPIGDPLKEEFHFCGNESPEASPYCTYHARLAYQPSAERRRMR, encoded by the coding sequence ATGAACTGGACTGACGAGCGGGTCGAGAAACTGAAGAAGCTGTGGTCGGAGGGCCTGAGCGCCAGCCAGATCGCGGCGCAGTTGGGCGGCGTCAGTCGCAACGCGGTCATCGGCAAGGTTCACCGCCTGAGCCTGCCCGGTCGCGCCAAGGCCGGCGGAAATGCGACCGCTGCTGCCCGCCCCAAACGGGCGACCTCCGCGCCACGCGCACCGAACTACGCCGCGCGTTCGGTAACGCGCACCGTGACCCGGACTGCCGGCGCGACAGCGCTCAAGGAAGAGATCGCAGTCGACCTGGCGATCGACCAGGAAATGGAACTCGACAGCAACATCGTCGTGCCGATGTCGCGGCGGCTGGAACTCACCGAGCTTACCGAACGCACCTGCAAGTGGCCGATCGGCGATCCGCTCAAGGAAGAGTTCCACTTCTGCGGCAACGAATCTCCGGAAGCCTCTCCCTATTGCACCTATCACGCCCGGCTCGCCTACCAACCCTCCGCCGAGCGCCGGCGCATGCGCTAG
- a CDS encoding aspartate aminotransferase family protein has protein sequence MTATTPLYDTYLRAPLRFERGEGVWLIADDGTRYLDFAAGVAVNSLGHAHPHLVEALKAQADKVWHLSNLYEIPGQESLARRLTQVTFADRVFFTNSGAEALECAIKTARRYHFAKGHVEKFHIITFEGAFHGRTLATIAAGGQQKYIEGFGPKAPGFYQVPFGDIAAVKNAINDETAAILVEPIQGEGGIRLASKEFMQGLRELCDEFGLLLILDEVQSGVGRTGKLFAHEWAGITPDIMAVAKGIGGGFPLGACLATEAAAAGMVAGTHGSTYGGNPLAVAVGNAVLDVVLAEGFLDQVREVALVFRQGLASLKDRFPDVIEEIRGDGLMLGIKAKVPSADLLKAVRAEKLLAVPAGENVLRLLPPLITTAAEAREGLARLERAAEAVRGKSGNAAA, from the coding sequence ATGACCGCAACCACGCCGCTTTACGACACCTATCTGCGCGCGCCGTTGCGTTTCGAGCGAGGTGAAGGCGTTTGGCTGATCGCCGACGATGGCACCCGCTATCTCGACTTCGCAGCCGGTGTCGCCGTGAACTCACTCGGCCACGCTCATCCGCATCTCGTCGAAGCCCTGAAGGCGCAGGCCGACAAGGTCTGGCATTTGTCCAATCTCTACGAGATTCCGGGGCAGGAAAGCCTTGCGCGGCGGCTGACCCAGGTCACCTTCGCCGACCGTGTGTTCTTCACCAATTCGGGTGCGGAGGCGCTCGAATGCGCGATCAAGACCGCACGGCGCTATCATTTCGCCAAGGGGCACGTGGAGAAATTCCACATCATTACCTTCGAAGGCGCTTTCCATGGTCGCACGCTCGCGACGATCGCCGCCGGCGGGCAACAGAAATACATCGAAGGCTTCGGACCGAAGGCGCCGGGCTTCTATCAGGTTCCCTTCGGCGACATCGCGGCAGTCAAGAACGCGATCAATGACGAAACCGCAGCGATCCTCGTGGAGCCGATCCAGGGCGAGGGCGGTATTCGGCTGGCATCGAAGGAGTTCATGCAGGGACTGCGCGAACTCTGCGACGAGTTCGGCCTGCTTCTGATCCTCGACGAGGTCCAGTCCGGGGTCGGGCGCACCGGCAAGCTCTTCGCCCATGAATGGGCAGGTATCACGCCGGATATCATGGCGGTCGCCAAGGGCATCGGCGGCGGTTTTCCGCTCGGCGCCTGCCTTGCGACTGAAGCGGCGGCCGCCGGCATGGTGGCGGGCACGCACGGTTCGACCTATGGCGGCAACCCGCTGGCCGTGGCGGTCGGAAACGCCGTGCTCGACGTGGTTCTTGCCGAAGGCTTTCTCGATCAGGTGCGCGAGGTGGCTCTCGTCTTCCGTCAGGGGCTTGCTTCGCTGAAGGACCGTTTTCCGGATGTGATCGAGGAAATCCGCGGCGACGGGCTGATGCTCGGCATCAAGGCGAAGGTGCCCTCGGCGGACCTGTTGAAGGCAGTTCGCGCCGAGAAACTGCTCGCCGTTCCGGCCGGCGAAAACGTGTTGCGCCTGTTGCCGCCGCTGATCACCACCGCCGCCGAGGCGCGCGAAGGTCTGGCGCGGCTCGAGCGCGCCGCGGAAGCGGTGCGCGGGAAGAGCGGCAACGCCGCGGCTTGA
- the argF gene encoding ornithine carbamoyltransferase produces MTRHFLDLSAMTATDLRTIIDDARVRKSATKAGTAEKPLAGKMLAMIFEKPSTRTRVSFDVGMRQLGGETLFLSGTEMQLGRAETIGDTAKVLSRYVDAIMIRTTDHRRLLEMAEHATVPVINGLTDDTHPCQIMADILTFEEHRGPVKGKTIAWTGDGNNVLHSLIEGSARFGYRMNMAVPLGSEPHDKFLNWARNNGAEVLLSHEPEQAVAGAHCVVTDTWISMNQEHRARGHNVFQPYQVNGALMKHAAPDALFMHCLPAHRGEEVTDEVIDGPQSVVFDEAENRLHAQKSILAWCMGVV; encoded by the coding sequence ATGACCAGACACTTCCTCGATCTCTCAGCCATGACGGCCACCGACCTCAGGACCATCATCGACGATGCCCGCGTCCGCAAGTCGGCGACCAAGGCAGGGACCGCCGAGAAGCCGCTTGCCGGCAAGATGCTTGCGATGATCTTCGAGAAACCGTCCACCCGCACGCGCGTTTCCTTCGATGTCGGCATGCGCCAGCTTGGCGGCGAGACGCTGTTTCTGTCGGGCACCGAAATGCAGCTCGGCCGAGCGGAGACGATCGGCGACACGGCGAAGGTACTGTCGCGCTACGTCGATGCGATCATGATCCGCACGACCGACCACCGCCGGCTGTTGGAGATGGCAGAGCATGCGACCGTGCCCGTCATCAACGGGCTCACCGACGATACGCATCCCTGCCAGATCATGGCCGATATTTTGACCTTCGAGGAGCACCGGGGCCCGGTCAAAGGCAAGACGATCGCCTGGACCGGCGACGGCAACAACGTGCTCCACTCGCTGATCGAAGGTTCGGCGCGTTTCGGCTACCGCATGAACATGGCCGTGCCGCTGGGCTCCGAACCGCACGACAAGTTCCTGAACTGGGCGCGCAACAACGGAGCCGAGGTCCTGCTCAGCCACGAGCCGGAGCAGGCGGTTGCCGGTGCCCACTGCGTCGTCACGGACACCTGGATTTCGATGAACCAGGAGCATCGCGCCCGCGGGCACAACGTCTTCCAGCCATATCAGGTCAACGGCGCGCTGATGAAGCACGCGGCGCCGGACGCCCTGTTCATGCATTGCCTTCCGGCGCACCGCGGGGAGGAAGTAACAGATGAGGTCATTGACGGTCCCCAATCCGTGGTCTTCGACGAGGCCGAGAACCGGCTGCACGCGCAGAAGTCGATCCTCGCCTGGTGCATGGGCGTGGTCTGA